A section of the Chelmon rostratus isolate fCheRos1 chromosome 16, fCheRos1.pri, whole genome shotgun sequence genome encodes:
- the LOC121620016 gene encoding brevican core protein-like, whose translation MLLGRSRHVQILPLLIAVCRLTLAFPTQTPSAFDDVRQLQVNIPHSGPVFAPLGSSISIPCLVSLSSAPTSSSSSPVAPRVKWTVVSRGVETQILVARGERVKVNEAYRDRAAWLNYTSSPDDLSLWLGDLRSSDSGHYRCEVQQGLEDASDLVQLKVKGVVFHYRDALGRYAFSFHQAQRACEAIGAQIATPDQLLAAYYDGYEQCDAGWLADQSVRYPIQVPREGCYGDMDGQPGVRNYGTMDPDDLFDVYCYVEETEGEVFHDPIPQQLSFDEAQSYCRAAGAQLATTAQLYLAWSEGLDRCSPGWLSDGSVRYPIITPRERCGGPQAGVKTLYRFINQTGFPEPSSLHDVYCFKDNRNTHTDSPMDYMATEPEDIGRDVVILMETDQELQLNQHAEQVELKAQQVVESFPLLSSRSTEETLVDTHPTLTTESSLNTTPTVDLLQAVDDTSSPTEISYDSQHLTALMNSTVSTTEIYDSPQNTSLPSSVYNETDSHHILNATFHRSEPESTTEFPQSSYEPHTNNQTVTETNPEENKHPSERPMDSKETQETSLNFDRSQANYSETDSNHTHEESFREVTVMTLDPVVQVKLEEAAGEYPVQMSLPTLASKEEELITQPAQTMESSIKELTSLWTPPDGSGDISQERDPDVEAVGFTSKSESSTSSFTTHPSPSASASSAPAESQTALPDLTLSSASQHSDKLDLDILSTAPQLWESSVSKQEGSTSLEIEDTVTMESEERQLHTTKSVEDHVSGVTLATTESPEGLNTTQLPTDPTTARYRTSGYRVYLDTATTGYEEASGHEPGTAAETLGEDVKVAPTIEEDVKVSHIIEEENKVNLTLEEEVAVTPTIEEEIKVSPTLQDKAEVSFSLEDEVSVTPTLALEEEANAAPTLEEEVNVAPTLEEDSNIAPTLEEVNGTPTLAREEEASIAPTVEVNVAPTLASEDEADTAQYFEKETKVSPTLALQEQANVTPTFDEEANIAPTLEKEANIVPTLEKEANIVPTLAPKEQASLAPTIEEEANVAPTFEEDFTVSPLDSQTSNWAPLTTTTGPQESLNDLEYSRKTSSITSTAAPDSSSSTKPTAATMKTTTAAITTTTHWFRRNWSPTTSAPKVFHKTAEPKKVTAFIPPVDQGLVDVEFSLTQPPTLLILPNERAAVGGTGKASDACVGDPCLNGGTCTDRDGHIKCLCLPTYGGDFCQTDVEQCEPGWDKFHGFCYRHFGQRLSWEVAEQHCRMLGAHLVSIMTPEEQSYINSNYKEYQWTGLNDKTIEDDFRWSDGNPLLYENWYRGQPDSYFLSGEDCVVMVWHDDGRWSDVPCNYHLAYTCKKGTSSCGPPPKVRNASIFGKARQRYETNAVVRYHCAQGFQQRLNPLVRCLSGGRWERPQILCIPEAGGPTQHPEVTSLTNSNFAAIEDEFEATKETPQYWDIKF comes from the exons ACATGTCCAAATACTTCCACTTCTCATTGCAGTCTGCCGTCTCACTCTGGCCTTCCCCACCCAAACTCCATCTGCATTTG atgaCGTCCGGCAGCTCCAGGTGAACATCCCCCACTCAGGTCCAGTTTTCGCCCCACTGGGCAGCTCCATTTCCATCCCCTGCCTGGTATCTCTGTCCTCCGCacccacctcttcctcttcctcccccgtTGCGCCACGAGTCAAGTGGACTGTGGTGTCCCGTGGGGTGGAGACGCAGATCCTGGTAGCACGTGGTGAAAGGGTTAAGGTGAACGAAGCATACAGAGACCGCGCCGCCTGGCTCAACTACACTTCCTCCCCCGATGATCTGTCACTGTGGTTGGGAGATTTACGCTCCAGTGACTCGGGTCACTATCGCTGCGAGGTGCAGCAGGGCCTGGAGGACGCCAGCGACCTCGTACAACTCAAGGTCAAAG GGGTTGTATTCCACTATCGAGACGCTTTGGGACGCTATGCATTCTCTTTCCATCAGGCCCAGAGGGCTTGTGAAGCCATCGGGGCACAAATCGCAACTCCTGACCAGCTTCTGGCAGCTTATTATGACGGCTATGAGCAGTGTGATGCAGGCTGGCTGGCAGACCAGTCAGTCAG GTACCCGATTCAAGTGCCCCGTGAAGGTTGTTATGGAGACATGGATGGCCAACCAGGAGTGAGAAACTATGGGACAATGGATCCAGATGATCTTTTCGATGTTTACTGTTATGTGGAAGAAACTGAGG GGGAGGTGTTTCATGACCCCATCCCACAGCAATTGTCGTTTGATGAAGCACAGTCATACTGTagagcagcaggagcacagCTGGCTACAACAGCACAGCTGTACTTGGCATGGAGTGAAGGTCTGGACCGTTGCAGCCCTGGCTGGCTGTCAGATGGCAGTGTCCGCTACCCCATAATAACCCCTAGAGAGCGCTGCGGCGGGCCTCAGGCAGGCGTCAAAACCCTCTACCGCTTCATCAACCAAACTGGCTTCCCAGAACCGTCCAGCCTTCATGATGTTTATTGCTTCAAGG ATAATAGAAATACTCATACCGACTCTCCCATGGACTACATGGCTACAGAGCCTGAGGACATTGGGCGGGATGTTGTTATTCTTATGGAAACAGATCAAGAGCTGCAACTGAACCAACATGCAGAACAGGTGGAGCTCAAAGCTCAACAGGTGGTTGAATCTTTTCCCCTTCTCTCGAGCCGTTCCACTGAGGAAACCCTGGTTGATACACACCCAACACTTACTACAGAGTCTTCCCTCAACACCACACCTACAGTGGACCTCCTCCAGGCAGTAGATGACACTTCATCCCCTACAGAAATTAGCTATGACTCCCAGCATCTAACAGCATTGATGAACAGCACTGTCAGCACTACAGAAATCTATGATTCCCCACAAAACACATCATTACCATCCAGTGTTTACAATGAGACAGATTCCCACCACATCTTGAACGCCACCTTTCACCGGTCAGAGCCTGAAAGCACCACAGAGTTTCCCCAATCATCATATGAACCTCACACAAATAACCAGACAGTCACAGAGACAAATCCAGAAGAGAATAAACACCCATCTGAGAGGCCAATGGATTCCAAAGAAACACAAGAGACCAGCCTGAATTTTGACAGATCACAAGCTAATTACAGCGAGACAGACAGCAATCACACTCACGAGGAGAGTTTCAGGGAGGTGACCGTTATGACCCTTGACCCTGTGGTTCaggtgaagctggaggaggcagcaggagaaTATCCTGTACAGATGTCTCTCCCAACTCTGGCCTCAAAAGAGGAAGAACTCATTACACAACCAGCACAAACTATGGAATCATCCATCAAGGAGCTAACCTCCCTCTGGACGCCTCCGGACGGCTCTGGGGATATTTCTCAAG AGAGGGACCCTGATGTCGAAGCAGTTGGCTTCACCTCCAAATCAGAGTCTTCCACTTCCAGCTTCACCACTCACCCATCACCCTCTGCTTCAGCTAGCAGTGCTCCTGCTGAGTCTCAGACTGCACTCCCCGATCTCACCCTCTCATCTGCGTCACAGCACTCGGACAAACTGGACTTGGATATCCTCTCCACAGCGCCGCAGTTGTGGGAGTCTTCCGTTTCTAAACAGGAGGGGAGTACGAGCTTAGAAATTGAAGACACAGTCACCATGGAGAGTGAAGAAAGACAGCTGCACACGACAAAGTCTGTGGAAGACCACGTTTCTGGAGTAACATTAGCTACCACTGAGTCTCCAGAGGGGTTGAACACCACTCAGTTGCCTACTGATCCCACCACAGCACGGTATCGAACATCAGGTTACAGAGTGTATTTGGACACTGCAACCACTGGGTATGAAGAGGCAAGTGGACATGAACCTGGTACAGCTGCTGAAACCCTTGGAGAAGACGTTAAAGTTGCTCCAACCATCGAAGAGGATGTCAAAGTTAGCCACATCAttgaagaggaaaataaagttAACCTAACTCTTGAAGAGGAAGTTGCAGTTACCCCAACAATTGAAGAAGAAATTAAAGTTTCCCCAACTCTTCAAGACAAAGCTGAAGTTTCTTTTTCACTGGAGGATGAAGTTAGCGTCACCCCCACCCTTGCTCTTGAGGAAGAAGCTAATGCTGCCCCAACCCTTGAAGAAGAAGTTAACGTTGCTCCAACCCTTGAAGAGGACTCTAACATTGCCCCAACGCTCGAAGAAGTTAATGGTACCCCAACCCTTGCTCGTGAAGAAGAAGCTAGCATTGCCCCAACTGTTGAAGTTAATGTTGCCCCAACCCTCGCTTCTGAAGATGAAGCTGATACTGCCCAATACTTTGAAAAAGAAACTAAAGTTTCCCCAACCCTTGCCCTCCAAGAACAAGCTAATGTTACTCCAACCTTTGATGAAGAAGCAAACATTGCCCCAACCCTTGAGAAAGAAGCAAACATTGTTCCAACCCTTGAGAAAGAAGCAAACATTGTCCCAACCCTTGCCCCCAAAGAACAAGCTAGCCTTGCCCCAACCATTGAAGAAGAAGCCAATGTTGCCCCAACCTTTGAGGAGGACTTTACCGTCTCTCCTCTTGATTCACAAACATCTAACTGGGCTCCGCTGACCACCACAACTGGACCCCAAGAGTCTCTGAACGATCTAGAGTACAGCAGAAAaacttcctccatcacctccacagcagctccagaTTCCTCCTCGAGTACAAAACCCACTGCTGCGACCATGAAGACAACTACCGCcgccatcaccaccaccacccactgGTTCAGACGCAACTGGAGCCCTACCACCTCTGCGCCAAAGGTTTTCCACAAGACAGCCGAGCCCAAGAAGGTGACAGCCTTCATACCACCAGTGGATCAAGGTCTGGTGGATGTTGAGTTTAGTCTCACCCAGCCGCCCACCCTGCTTATCTTGCCCAATGAGAGGGCAGCTGTAGGCGGTACAGGGAAAGCTTCAG atgCCTGTGTGGGCGACCCCTGTCTCAATGGAGGCACCTGCACTGACCGAGACGGGCATATTAAATGTCTCTGTTTGCCAACATACGGAGGAGACTTCTGCCAGACCG acGTGGAGCAGTGTGAGCCGGGGTGGGATAAGTTCCACGGCTTCTGCTACCGACACTTCGGCCAGCGTCTGAGCTGGGAGGTCGCAGAGCAGCACTGTCGTATGCTGGGAGCTCATCTGGTGTCCATCATGACCCCTGAGGAGCAGAGCTACATCAACA GCAACTACAAAGAATACCAGTGGACCGGTTTGAATGATAAGACCATTGAGGATGACTTCCGCTGGTCTGATGGAAACCCGCTG CTGTATGAGAACTGGTACAGAGGACAGCCAGACAGCTACTTTCTATCTGGTGAAGACTGTGTAGTGATGGTGTGGCATGATGATGGACGCTGGAGTGACGTGCCCTGCAATTATCACCTTGCATACACCTGCAAGAAAGGCACCT CCTCCTGTGGTCCACCGCCCAAGGTCCGAAATGCCTCCATATTTGGAAAAGCTCGACAGAGATACGAGACCAATGCAGTGGTGCGTTATCACTGTGCTCAGGGTTTCCAGCAGAGACTAAATCCTCTGGTCAGGTGTCTGTCTGGAGGCAGGTGGGAGAGGCCCCAGATCCTGTGCATCCCTG AGGCCGGAGGTCCAACCCAGCACCCTGAAGTGACGTCACTGACCAACAGCAACTTTGCCGCCATTGAAGACGAGTTTGAAGCCACTAAAGAGACACCGCAGTACTGGGACATCAAGTTTTAA